The following are encoded in a window of Brettanomyces bruxellensis chromosome 9, complete sequence genomic DNA:
- the RPS24A gene encoding ribosomal protein S24A, with translation MISYLWTENSDAITIRTRKVISNPLLKRRQFVIDVIHPSKANVPKTELEEKLADLYKTEKDCISVFGFRTQYGGGKSTGFGLVYDSVADAKKFEPHYRLVRAGLANKIEKPSRQQRKQKKNRNKKVFGTQRRYAAKKAKRAQE, from the exons ATGATTTCCTATCTATGGACTGAGAAT TCGGACGCTATTACTATCAGGACCAGAAAGGTCATCAGCAACCCATTGTTGAAGAGAAGACAGTTTGTTATCGATGTTATCCATCCATCCAAGGCAAATGTTCCAAAGACTGAGTTGGAGGAGAAGTTGGCTGACTTGTACAAGACGGAGAAAGATTGCATCTCTGTTTTCGGATTCAGAACCCAGTACGGTGGAGGTAAATCAACCGGTTTCGGATTGGTTTACGACAGTGTTGCCGACGCTAAGAAGTTTGAGCCTCATTACAGATTGGTGAGAGCTGGTCTTGCCAACAAGATTGAGAAGCCATCTAGACAACagagaaagcagaagaagaacagaaaCAAGAAGGTCTTCGGTACTCAGAGAAGATATGCTGCTAAGAAGGCTAAGAGAGCTCAGGAGTAA
- a CDS encoding uncharacterized protein (BUSCO:EOG092646WF), giving the protein MASTVMAGSPSPVSDGAKLMHEKMIEGKQASYSQQELMKIMKFKSSQELMKLAQELLNHGLLKIMETVKKDSKEKGIVFAPISEQEAQKVSGMSNDEAMVYSYIEAAGREGIWTKTLKVKTNLHQHVVLRCLKSLESQSYIKAVKSVKHPQRKIYMLYHLTPSIEVTGGPWFTDSELDTDFIDSLLIIVWKFVASKTFPMCFKGKGTIVGGHKQLSYPASMLSGMGGQLPTLARIGQFIASSGVTTVELTLDNVKSLCDVLVYDEKLEMVNAHCYKATWQSVLEAGGGKIEGVDIYQPQNDEIFNIDDSYRTMDTANVSVDDVTGKDDHKNNSSSQTHFYLDSWYRI; this is encoded by the coding sequence ATGGCATCAACAGTTATGGCTGGAAGCCCTTCTCCGGTTTCAGACGGGGCAAAGTTAATGCACGAGAAGATGATAGAGGGAAAGCAGGCATCTTATTCACAGCAGGAGCtcatgaaaataatgaagttTAAATCGTCACAAGAGCTAATGAAGTTAGCCCAAGAATTGTTGAATCATGGCCTGTTGAAGATTATGGAGACTGTTAAAAAGGATTCAAAGGAAAAGGGGATTGTTTTTGCTCCAATTTCGGAACAAGAAGCTCAAAAAGTCAGTGGCATGTCTAACGATGAGGCCATGGTTTATTCGTACATTGAAGCAGCTGGAAGAGAAGGAATATGGACCAAGACATTAAAGGTGAAAACAAATTTACACCAGCATGTTGTTTTAAGATGTTTGAAATCTTTAGAATCGCAATCATATATCAAAGCAGTGAAATCGGTGAAGCACCCCCAGCGTAAGATATACATGTTGTATCACCTTACACCTTCCATAGAAGTTACGGGAGGTCCCTGGTTTACAGACTCAGAGTTGGATACAGACTTTATAGACTCACTTCTGATTATTGTTTGGAAATTTGTTGCTTCAAAAACATTTCCTATGTGTTTCAAAGGCAAGGGAACTATAGTTGGTGGACACAAGCAACTCAGTTATCCGGCCTCAATGCTTTCTGGTATGGGAGGACAACTCCCAACTTTGGCTCGAATTGGTCAGTTTATAGCTAGCTCTGGTGTGACTACTGTCGAATTAACACTGGATAACGTAAAGTCTTTATGTGATGTCTTAGTCTACGATGAAAAGTTAGAGATGGTTAATGCACATTGTTACAAAGCCACTTGGCAAAGTGTGTTAGAAGCTGGAGGCGGAAAAATTGAAGGTGTGGACATCTATCAGCCtcaaaatgatgaaatattcaatatAGATGACAGTTATAGAACGATGGATACAGCAAACGTATCCGTGGATGATGTTACAGGTAAAGATGATCATAAGAATAATAGCAGTTCACAGactcatttttatttggatTCATGGTACagaatttaa
- the CDC12 gene encoding Cell division control protein 12: MSKAAAPAIEPIGVANLPNQRYKIVSQKGATFTILLAGESGLGKTTFINTLFQTLLVPHEDNRNRHNKPIKKTVEISIVRAELEEKNFKIRLNVVDTPGFGDNVNNKNAWQPIVEFIDQQHESYMKQESQPSRNEIKDLRVHACLYFIRPTGHTLKPLDIEAMKRIGERANLIPVIAKADTLTPNEMLEFKKRIRAIIEAQNIRIYSPPIEADDQAAAEHAKQLIESMPFAVIGAEEEFEIGGKMIKGRRYPWGFVEVENDQHCDFRKLRSLLLRTNMLDLILSTQEFHYENYRGHKIKGEADGDSKSIKESNSDNKLSENPEFLEEERKLKRYFAEQLRNEDQRFKQWKQNIHTEKNRLNHDLANLQSDMKNLENEVKTLQRVKGYS, encoded by the exons ATGTCGAAAGCTGCTGCACCTGCAATTGAGCCCATTGGAGTGGCAAATTTGCCAAATCAAAG GTATAAGATTGTATCCCAAAAGGGTGCCACTTTCACAATACTTTTGGCTGGTGAATCAGGTCTAGGCAAAACAACATTCATCAACACGCTTTTTCAGACGCTATTAGTTCCACACGAAGACAACAGAAACAGGCACAACAAACCTATTAAAAAAACTGTTGAAATCAGTATTGTGCGGGCCGAATTGGAGGAGAAGAACTTCAAAATTAGATTGAACGTGGTAGACACACCTGGTTTTGGAGACAACGTAAACAATAAGAATGCATGGCAACCAATTGTTGAATTCATAGATCAGCAGCATGAATCTTACATGAAACAGGAATCTCAGCCAAGTAGGAATGAGATTAAGGACTTAAGAGTTCATGCTTGTCTATACTTTATAAGACCGACGGGCCATACCCTTAAGCCGTTAGATATAGAAGCCATGAAGAGGATTGGGGAAAGAGCAAATCTTATTCCTGTCATTGCAAAGGCTGATACTTTGACTCCAAATGAAATGCTTGAATTCAAGAAGCGTATAAGAGCAATCATTGAAGCGCAGAATATCCGCATTTATTCTCCACCAATCGAAGCGGATGATCAGGCAGCTGCTGAGCACGCAAAACAGTTGATTGAATCGATGCCATTTGCTGTGATTGGTGCggaagaagaatttgagATTGGTGGTAAGATGATAAAGGGTAGAAGATACCCGTGGGGTTTCGTTGAAGTGGAGAATGATCAACATTGTGATTTCAGAAAGCTCAGAAGTTTGCTTCTCAGAACCAACATGCTTGATTTAATTCTTTCTACTCAGGAATTCCACTATGAGAATTACAGAGGACACAAGATCAAGGGTGAAGCAGACGGTGACTCCAAATCAATCAAGGAAAGTAATTCCGATAACAAGTTGTCGGAGAATCCTGAATTCCTtgaggaagagagaaaattGAAGAGATACTTCGCCGAACAGCTAAGAAATGAAGACCAAAGATTTAAGCAATGGAAGCAAAATATCCATACGGAAAAGAATAGGCTTAATCATGACCTTGCAAATTTGCAAAGCGATATGAAGAATCTTGAGAACGAGGTTAAAACCCTTCAAAGAGTTAAGGGCTACAGTTAG
- a CDS encoding uncharacterized protein (BUSCO:EOG09262N10) has product MAKVLTPYIQALLENPPTLTQTQFTKALRLIFDGEANDIEISSFLTAIRLRKIDFDSEFIANAVQTILEYSDKIDLSKIDPDGYFDIVGTGGDSQNTFNVSTSAAIIGAGMGLNVCKHGGKASTSKSGAGDLMSKLGVNLMKVNADSVPTVVNESNMCFLFAPAFHRGMGKVVNVRKNLGIPTIFNILGPLLNPIPLKGRILGVYTRELGETYCMAAIKSDKKKGRRPARTFVVWGEVGLDEFSPTGKSVVWNYNEKNDEIEEFTVSPKDFGLPDHSLNLVRSGTPEENAVKLREILSLKSIKPGDDALVDYILMNSSALAVMGGLTDNWKEGVNIAIQSITSGSALRALDKFVESVDRL; this is encoded by the coding sequence ATGGCTAAAGTATTGACACCATATATTCAGGCATTACTGGAGAATCCTCCAACATTGACCCAGACTCAGTTCACTAAAGCTTTGAGATTGATTTTTGATGGGGAAGCGaatgatattgaaattTCGTCTTTTCTTACGGCAATAAGACTTAGAAAAATCGATTTTGACTCCGAGTTCATAGCGAATGCAGTACAGACCATCCTTGAATACTCAGATAAAATAGATCTTAGTAAAATTGATCCAGACGGTTACTTTGACATTGTGGGAACAGGAGGAGATTCTCAAAACACGTTCAATGTTTCGACTTCTGCTGCTATTATTGGTGCCGGAATGGGGTTGAACGTTTGCAAGCATGGAGGAAAAGCATCAACATCCAAATCAGGTGCAGGTGATTTAATGTCGAAGCTTGGTGTGAACCTGATGAAAGTGAACGCTGATTCAGTTCCAACAGTGGTCAATGAATCGAATATGtgtttcctttttgctCCTGCCTTTCATAGGGGAATGGGCAAGGTTGTTAACGTGAGGAAGAATTTGGGAATTCCAACCATTTTTAATATTCTTGGACCATTGCTAAACCCCATTCCATTAAAGGGGAGAATCCTAGGCGTTTACACCAGGGAACTTGGCGAAACATACTGTATGGCTGCAATTAAAtctgataagaagaagggAAGGAGACCTGCAAGAACTTTTGTTGTTTGGGGTGAGGTTGGCTTAGACGAATTTTCGCCAACGGGAAAAAGTGTCGTTTGGAATTACAAcgagaaaaatgatgagATTGAGGAGTTTACAGTTTCACCAAAAGACTTTGGACTTCCAGACCACTCTTTAAATCTTGTGAGATCTGGAACGCCTGAGGAGAATGCAGTCAAACTAAGAGAGATTTTGTCTTTAAAAAGCATCAAACCAGGTGATGATGCTTTGGTGGATTATATATTGATGAATTCCTCAGCTCTGGCTGTGATGGGTGGTCTAACTGATAATTGGAAGGAAGGTGTGAATATTGCAATTCAGAGTATTACCAGCGGATCTGCCTTGAGAGCTTTAGACAAATTCGTAGAAAGCGTTGATCGCCTATAA
- the ARG3 gene encoding ornithine carbamoyltransferase (BUSCO:EOG09263POH): protein MSITRTITRKFSTKMTGAPDPSSTVKHLVSISHLTTPEFQSLVKRAEYHKKLIKSGKRPATFPLQGKTIALIFTKRSTRTRISTEGAAAYFGAHPMFLGKEDIQLGVNECLYDTTKVVSSMTSCIFARVNKHSDIQELCKNSSVPVVNALCDKYHPLQAICDMLTIKETFGGNVKGLKMAWIGDANNVINDMSIAAMRMGINVSIATPDGIEMATKIQDKAAEVSKETGASLELTHDPKVAAKNANILVTDTFVSMGEEAQTRQKLAQFNGFQITPSLGKLAAPGWKFMHCLPRHKFEVTDDVFYGDHSIVFHEAENRLYAAIATIEALVVNKGKFIL from the coding sequence ATGAGTATTACAAGGACAATAACAAGAAAGTTTTCTACTAAGATGACGGGTGCGCCCGATCCATCTTCCACAGTAAAACATCTAGTGTCAATATCTCATTTAACAACTCCGGAATTTCAGTCGTTGGTTAAAAGAGCTGAGTAccacaaaaaattaataaaatcAGGGAAAAGGCCAGCAACATTTCCATTACAAGGAAAAACAATTGCATTGATATTTACTAAAAGATCAACTAGGACAAGAATTTCCACCGAAGGAGCCGCAGCATATTTCGGAGCACATCCAATGTTTCTCGGCAAAGAAGACATTCAGCTAGGCGTTAATGAATGCCTGTATGATACGACTAAAGTTGTTTCCTCAATGACATCTTGTATATTTGCTAGGGTGAATAAGCATTCCGATATACAAGAACTTTGCAAAAACTCATCCGTGCCAGTGGTCAACGCACTATGTGATAAATATCATCCATTGCAGGCAATATGTGATATGCTCACAATAAAGGAAACATTTGGAGGTAATGTCAAAGGGTTGAAAATGGCATGGATTGGCGATGCCAACAACGTTATCAATGATATGTCCATTGCGGCTATGAGAATGGGAATAAATGTTTCAATAGCTACACCAGATGGTATTGAGATGGCCACCAAAATTCAGGACAAGGCCGCAGAggtttcaaaagaaacagGTGCATCTCTAGAACTTACACACGATCCGAAGGTTGCGgcaaaaaatgcaaatatatTGGTCACGGACACCTTTGTTTCTATGGGGGAAGAGGCTCAAACAAGGCAGAAGCTTGCACAATTCAACGGATTTCAAATAACACCAAGCTTGGGAAAATTGGCAGCACCTGGATGGAAATTCATGCATTGCTTACCAAGACATAAATTTGAAGTGACAGATGATGTGTTTTATGGTGATCATTCTATTGTATTTCATGAGGCGGAAAACAGATTGTATGCCGCAATTGCTACGATAGAGGCACTTGTGGTTAATAAGgggaaatttattttataa
- the VTC1 gene encoding vacuolar transporter chaperone (BUSCO:EOG09265IBC) — MSSAPLLQKAPGKRIALPTRVEPKVFFANERTFLSWLNFTVILGSLAVGLLNFGDRIGRISASLFNLIAMGTMIYALVTYHWRANAIRRRGSGPYDDRFGPTMLCFFLLIAVIVNFTLRIRA; from the coding sequence ATGTCTTCAGCTCCCCTTTTACAGAAAGCACCAGGTAAAAGAATCGCCTTACCAACAAGGGTGGAACCCaaagttttttttgctaATGAGAGAACCTTTTTGTCATGGCTCAACTTCACAGTTATTTTAGGATCACTTGCTGTGGGCTTGTTGAACTTTGGTGACAGAATTGGACGAATTTCAGCATCACTCTTCAATTTGATTGCCATGGGTACTATGATATATGCATTGGTAACATATCACTGGAGAGCAAATGCTattagaagaagaggatcTGGCCCATACGATGACAGATTTGGTCCTACAATGCtatgctttttcttgttgattGCCGTCATAGTCAACTTTACTTTAAGAATACGGGCTTGA